The genomic region TGCAAACGCATGCAGCGTGATTACGGCGCCGCAAGCGATCATGGAAAGTCCCAACCAACGAGGTGGTTGCACTCGTTTCATTGGTTTGGGATGAACTCGCAGCAGGATCGAATCGAGCGTAGGCGAATTATTCGCGGTCGTCGTTTCGCTGAACCGTGCCAACGTACGCGTGGTGGATTCATTCAAGACAAACGAATCGACCATTCGGAACTGGACACCGAGCAACACGAGCAGCAGACCGAAAAAGAAATAGCGGTGGCGATATCTTGTCATGACAATCAAAGCCCTAGCAATCTCGTGCCCCCCGGTGATTTAGATCGGATGGGCGGGTCGACACGAGTGACGTGGATTAGTGGAACGAAGCGACATGGATCGGTTGGTGTTTGGCAATCAGCCCAACCTTGGCGACTAATAATGCAATCGTCGTGATTAGCGTGGCGACGTCAGCGGATTTCAAAAGGAATCGATCGCAGCAAAAGCACCGTTGGTGCGTCGCGCAGCGGTCGTGCCCTCCTTGGCGGACTTGGTGAAAATGCCACCGGAGCGCGGCTGAGTAGCAATATTGTGAGATTTAGCGAGCGAATTCGTTTGCCACTTTGCGAGTTGCGCGCCATGCCCCCGCAAAACGCACCCCCGCCACATGTAGCGGAAGTCGTCAAGACTTTCGTCGGTCTCCTGAGCCGCGACGCGTCAGCGGCCGGGTCTCCGCGCGATACCCGGTGCCTTACGGCCCGCGGCTCAAATACTCAACGAACTGTCGAGGCTATTCTTTGAATAGGGTTAGACGACGTTGCGCGGATAGAAGGTGGTAAGTGGACGAAACTTTTGACAAGTTCGGCTACACGTGTTTCGGCGTAGCGGAAGTCGTCAAGACTTTCGTCGGTCTCCTGAGCCGCGACGCGTCAGCGGCCGGGTCCCACGCACGACCCGGTGCCTGACGGCCCACGGCTCAAATATTCAACGAACTGTCGAGGCCTTCGTTGAGTAGGGGGAGAAGACGGTGCGTGGATGGAAGGGGGTAAGTGGACGAAACTTTTGACAAGTTTCGCTACGTTTGGTTCGGCGACGCTTGGTTCTGCGACACGTGGTCCGCGCCGGAGCGACTAGTTGCGGCTGAGCGAGACTTGTTTGCTCGCCAAACGCAGTCGCAGTGTTGGGCTGACCAGGAAGATCACCAAGCCGCACCAAACGAATCCGAAGCCGAGGATTCGCCATGCATCGAGTGGTTCACCAAAGACGAACGCGCCGACAATGAATTGGAGCGTGGGGCCAATGTATTGCAGAATTCCGATCGTCGACAGATTGACTCGTCGCACGGCCGCCGCGAACAACATCAGCGGTGTGATGGTGACCAAACCGCCACCGATCAACATCATCTTGACCGCGGAAGTCGATCCGATCATCGCACCCTCGCCTGAGACCGATCGGGATCCGATGATCAAAACCGCTGGCAACACCAAGACCGCCATCTCGAACCACAGTCCGACGATGGCGGGCAGATGCGTTTTCTTTTTGATCAGTCCATAAAACGCAAAGGAACTTGCCATCGCCAATGAAACCCAGGGTACAGTGCCGCCCGCGATCGACATCACCAAAACGCCGACTGCAGCCACTGCGACCGCAACCCACTGGATTCGCCCGAGCTTCTCACCGAGCACG from Novipirellula caenicola harbors:
- the rarD gene encoding EamA family transporter RarD codes for the protein MNASANTTAPSPLDLRFGFFCAIAAHTLWGLFPIYWRQLGQVDATELVWHRILWSFVMLCMILPVVLRKGNLGGYQAFVTAVRTPKVWAVYSLAAVMIAINWLAFLWAVKNNRVLEASLGYYINPLMNVMLGVVVLGEKLGRIQWVAVAVAAVGVLVMSIAGGTVPWVSLAMASSFAFYGLIKKKTHLPAIVGLWFEMAVLVLPAVLIIGSRSVSGEGAMIGSTSAVKMMLIGGGLVTITPLMLFAAAVRRVNLSTIGILQYIGPTLQFIVGAFVFGEPLDAWRILGFGFVWCGLVIFLVSPTLRLRLASKQVSLSRN